The genomic interval CCGGGCCACCGAAGCCCCGTACGGGACAGCCGGCCGGAGGCGACGACCTCGCGGATCGTGGCGGGCACGCCGCCCGCGGCCGTGGTGCGCTGCGGGACGTAGCCGATCCGGCCCCACCGGCGGAAACGGCGCAGCTCGGTGCCGAACAGCTCGACGGTGCCGCCGGTCAGCGGGACCTGCCCGATGACGGACCGTACGGCGGTGGACTTGCCGGAACCGTTGGCGCCCAGCAGCGCGACGACCTCGCCGCGGTGCACGGTCAGGTCCACCCCGCGCAGCACGGGGCGTGCGCCGAGGGTGGCCGAGGCGCCGCGCAGGGCGATGACGGGCTCGTGGGCGGTGGCCACGGGCTCGTGGGTGGTGCTCTCACGCTCCGGCATGAGCGCCTCCGATCCGGGGGTGGTGCGGGTCCGCGGGGTGGTGCGGGTTCACGGGGTGGTGCGGGTTCACGGGGTGGTGCGGGTTGACCGGGTGATGCGGGTCACTTCGCGCCGAGTGCCTTCTGCAGCGCGGCGAGGTTGGACTCCATGACCTCGATGTAGTCAGCGCCCTGGGACTTGTCCGTGATTCCCTCCAGCGGATCCAGGACGCCGGTCTTGAGGCCGGTGTCCTTCGCGAGGGTCTTGGCGGTCCTGTCGCTGGCGAGCGTCTCGAAGAAGACCGTGGTGGCCTTGTCCTTCTCCGCGATGGTGTGGATCTCCTGGATCCGGGCGGGGCTCGGCTCGGCCTCGGGGTCGATGCCCGCGATGCCCTGCTGGGTGAGCCCGTAGCGCTCGGCGAGGTAGCCGAAGGCGGAGTGGGTGGTGATGAACGTCTTGGTGGAGGTGTTCTTCAGCCCGGTCTCGTACGCCGTGTTCAGCTCGCCCAGCTCGGCGACGAGGGCGTCGGTGTTCTTCTTGTAGTCGGCGGCGTGGTCGGGGTCGGCCTTCTCCAGCGACTTGCCGACGCCCTTGGCGACCTCGGCGTACTTCACCGGGTCCAGCCAGATGTGCGGGTCGGCGCCGCCCTCCTCGCCGTGGTTGTGGCCGTCGCCCTCGGAGTGCTCAGCATGCTCCTCGGGGGCCTCTTCCTCGTGGCCGTGCCCTTCTTCGCCCTCGTGTTCGCCTTCGTGGCCGTGGTCGTGGCCGCTGACCTCGGAGCCGTGGTTCTCCAGGGTGGTGAGGGTCGCGGCGTCGACGGTGTTCTTCACACCGGACTGCTTGATCGCGTCGTCCACGGCCGGCTGGATGCCCTTGAGGTACAGCACGTAGTCGGACTCGCTGATGGAGCCGATCTGGCGGGGGGTGAGCTCCAGGTCGTGCGGCTCGACGCCCGGCTTGGTGAGGCTGGTGACCGCGACGTGCTCGCCGCCGATCTTCTCGGCCAGGAACTGCATCGGGTAGAACGACGCCGTCACCTTCAGCTTGTCGCCGTTGCCCCCGTCCGCTGCGTCGGAGGTGGAGCAGGCCGAGAGAGCGGTCAGGCCGAGGGCGACTGCTCCGGCGACGGCGGTGGTGGGTATGAGGCGGCGTACGTTCATGACAGTCATTTTCAACTAAAGTGGAAACGATTGTCAACAAGGCTGATGAGATGCCCGGAAGGTCACATAGGAGCACCGCGAAGATCACCGGGAACATCCTTCACGTCCCACCGATTTGATCCCAGGGGTGCGCCCGCCGGTAATCTGAAGCATTCGCCGTTCGTCACCGTCGTAATGAAGAGAGCACCGTGGCCGCCGACAAGATCGACACCATCGTCAGCCTGAGCAAGCGCCGTGGCTTCGTCTACCCCTGCAGTGAGATCTACGGTGGCCAGAAGGCCGCCTGGGACTACGGACCGCTGGGCGTCGAGATGAAGGAGAACCTGAAGCGCCAGTGGTGGCGCTACATGGTCACCGCGCGCGAGGACGTGGTCGGTATCGACTCGTCGGTCATCCTGGCCCCGGACGTCTGGGTCGCCTCGGGCCACGTCGCCACCTTCTCGGACCCGCTCACCGAGTGCACCTCCTGTCACAAGCGCTACCGCGCCGACCACCTGGAGGAGGCGTACGAGGAGAAGCACGGCAAGCCGCCGGTCAACGGCCTCGCCGACCTCAACTGCCCCAACTGCGGCAACAAGGGCACCTTCACCGAGCCCAAGCAGTTCTCGGGTCTGCTCTCCACCCACCTCGGCCCGACCCAGGACTCCGGCTCGGTCGCCTACCTGCGCCCCGAGACCGCCCAGGGCATCTTCACCAACTTCGGCCAGGTGCTCCAGACCTCGCGCAAGAAGCCGCCGTTCGGCATCGCGCAGATGGGCAAGTCCTTCCGGAACGAGATCACTCCGGGCAACTTCATCTTCCGGACCCGTGAGTTCGAGCAGATGGAGATGGAGTTCTTCGTCAAGCCGGGCGAGGACGAGGAGTGGCAGCAGTACTGGATGGACCAGCGCTGGAACTGGTACACGGACCTCGGCATGCGCGAGGAGAACATGCGCTGGTTCGAGCACCCGAAGGAGAAGCTCTCCCACTACTCCAAGCGCACCGCCGACATCGAGTACCGCTTCCGCTTCGGCGGCAGCGAGTGGGGCGAGCTGGAGGGCGTGGCCAACCGCACCGACTACGACCTCAAGGCGCACTCCGAGGCGTCGGGCACCGACCTCCAGTTCTACGACCAGGAGGCCAACGAGCGCTGGACGCCGTACGTCATCGAGCCCGCGGCCGGTGTCGGCCGCGCGATGCTGGCGTTCCTCCTGGACGCCTATGTCGAGGACGAGGCCCCCAACGCCAAGGGCGTCATGGAGAAGCGCACCGTCATGCGCCTCGACCACCGCCTGGCCCCGGTCAAGGTCGCGGTCCTGCCGCTCTCCCGCAACCCGCAGCTCTCGCCGAAGGCCAAGGGCCTGGCGGCCGACCTGCGCAAGAACTGGAACATCGAGTTCGACGACGCCGGCGCCATCGGCCGCCGCTACCGCCGTCAGGACGAGATCGGCACCCCGTTCTGCGTCACCGTCGACTTCGACACCCTCGACGACAACGCGGTGACCGTGCGCGAGCGCGACACCATGAAGCAGGAGCGCGTCTCCCTGGACCAGATCCAGGCGTACCTCGGCGCCCGTCTGATCGGCTGCTGACACCCGCACATGTGCGTGAGACCCTCGGTTCCGGGTACGGGACCGGGGGTTTCGTCGTACGGTCCACCGGAGCCCCCGCCGCCGTTCCGGGAGGTACGCGATGACGTCCAGCACCACCAGCAAGGTCAGCAGATGGGACCAGCACGGACGTGAACACGTCGTGCAGGTAAGGAAGTCGAGCGTGACGCGCCAGCTGACGTGCTCCACCTGCGCGTGGCAACGCCCGGCGCAGTTCCTGCCCTGGCTGAAGGCCGAGGAGCACCTGGCCGAGGCGCATCAGGCGACGGTCGACCCGACGGCCTGAGACCTGGGCCTCTCGTTCGGGTCCGGTCGGGTGGGGTCGGGGTGCGGCCCCGGGCGGCCGGAAAACCTGGTGCGGGGCGCTTCCGGGGCGAGGTACGGTTTCCGCATGTCTTCGTTCTTCCAGATCTACGAGTGAGAGCGCGACGGGTCGCAGCACCCGTCGCCCACCGGATCGATCTCGATCGTCCGATTACTCCGACCTCACCTTCACGAATGGGAGAACGCCGTGGCCAAGAGCCGCAACAACCTCCTCGGC from Streptomyces sp. CA-278952 carries:
- a CDS encoding metal ABC transporter substrate-binding protein, coding for MNVRRLIPTTAVAGAVALGLTALSACSTSDAADGGNGDKLKVTASFYPMQFLAEKIGGEHVAVTSLTKPGVEPHDLELTPRQIGSISESDYVLYLKGIQPAVDDAIKQSGVKNTVDAATLTTLENHGSEVSGHDHGHEGEHEGEEGHGHEEEAPEEHAEHSEGDGHNHGEEGGADPHIWLDPVKYAEVAKGVGKSLEKADPDHAADYKKNTDALVAELGELNTAYETGLKNTSTKTFITTHSAFGYLAERYGLTQQGIAGIDPEAEPSPARIQEIHTIAEKDKATTVFFETLASDRTAKTLAKDTGLKTGVLDPLEGITDKSQGADYIEVMESNLAALQKALGAK
- a CDS encoding glycine--tRNA ligase, whose translation is MAADKIDTIVSLSKRRGFVYPCSEIYGGQKAAWDYGPLGVEMKENLKRQWWRYMVTAREDVVGIDSSVILAPDVWVASGHVATFSDPLTECTSCHKRYRADHLEEAYEEKHGKPPVNGLADLNCPNCGNKGTFTEPKQFSGLLSTHLGPTQDSGSVAYLRPETAQGIFTNFGQVLQTSRKKPPFGIAQMGKSFRNEITPGNFIFRTREFEQMEMEFFVKPGEDEEWQQYWMDQRWNWYTDLGMREENMRWFEHPKEKLSHYSKRTADIEYRFRFGGSEWGELEGVANRTDYDLKAHSEASGTDLQFYDQEANERWTPYVIEPAAGVGRAMLAFLLDAYVEDEAPNAKGVMEKRTVMRLDHRLAPVKVAVLPLSRNPQLSPKAKGLAADLRKNWNIEFDDAGAIGRRYRRQDEIGTPFCVTVDFDTLDDNAVTVRERDTMKQERVSLDQIQAYLGARLIGC